The genomic region AGGTTGATCTTGATCGAAACCCGCATCCGCTTCCGTCACCTGCACACCTTTATCGAGGTGGCGCGCCATAATTCCGTCGGCCGCGCCGCGCGAGTGATGGGCGTGACCCAGCCGGCGGTCACCAAGACCATCCGCGAACTTGAAGACATTCTGGGCAAGGAGCTCCTCGAAAAGGAGGGGCGCGGCGTGCGCATCACCCGTTATGGCGAGGTTTTTCTGCGCCACGCCGGCGCTTCGGTCGCCGCTGTCCAGAACGGGATCGACAGTTTAAGCCGGGTCAATGCCGGCCCACCCGTTCGTATCGGCGCCCTCCCCACCGTATCGGCGCGCATCATGCCGCTGGCCATGCAGCGGTTCCTTTCCGAACGCACCGACAGCCCGGTCAGGATCGTCACGGGCGAGAACCAGGTCCTGCTCGAGCAATTGCGCACCGGAACGCTCGATTTGGTCATCGGCAGGCTCGCTGCACCTGAACAGATGAGCGGCCTGAGGTTCGAATATCTCTATTCGGAGCAGGTCCGCTTCATCGTCCGCAACGGCCACCCGCTGCTCACCGATATCCATTTCGATTTCGGTCGGCTTCGAGATTATACCATCCTCATGCCACCGGTGGGCTCGGTGATCCGGCCATATGTGGACCGCTATCTCCTCGCGCACGGCATGGCCGAACTGCCCCACGCGATCGAAACCGTTTCCGATTCCTTCGGCCACGCCTTTGTCGAGGAAACGAACGCCGTCTGGGTGATTTCCGAGGGCGTCGTCACCCGCGATGTAGCCGCCGGGCGCCTGCAGCCTCTGCCGGTCGATACCAGCGAAACCCGCGGCGCAGTGGGACTTACCACGCGCGAGGACGCGCCGGCCAATGCTTCGCTCGATATTCTGGTCCGCATCGTGCGCGATGTTACCCGATCGCGTGCAGACTGATGGAATCGCGCAATGCCTGCGGCCCCTGCCCCACGCGTTGGGAAAAGAAGCGGCTGAAATAGGCGGGATCAGGATATCCCAACACGATGCCGATCTCCTTGATGCTCAGACCGGAAAACTGAAGGTAGCGTCGAGCTTCGAGCAGCACCCGCCGCTCGATCACCGCAAGCGCCGATAGTCCCAGCACCTGCCGACAAATGCGGTTGAGATGGGTTGGCGTGATCCCCAGTTTGCCGGAATAAAACCCGACCCGGCGCGTATCCCGGAAATGCTGATCCACCAGCGACAGGAACTGGTGCGCATGTCGCTCGGCGGCATCACGGTGATCGCCCGCCTGCTGCGCCGCCGCCAGATCGAGCCGGTGCGCGGCCACAAGCAGCAATGAGAGCCGCGCGCGGAGTGCCGCCACCTGCCCTGGCGCACCGCGATCGGCCTCGGCCACCAAACGCTTCACCGCCTGCTCGAGCTCCGGCGCGTCGACGATCGCTTCGATCGGCTTGAGAATACGGGGACGCAACAGGCTATCGGCGGCCGGACCGATTTCGCCCAGGGCGGTTTTGACATCCTGGGCAAAGAAGGTGAGCACGAACCCGTCGACATCGGTGGAAAAGACAAAGCTGTGGACGGTGAGCGGCGGCACGATGATCAGTGCCGGCGGGGCAACCTCGAAGGTTTCACCGTCGAGCATCACCGTGGCATGCCCGCTTCTCAAATAGAGAATCTGGTGCAGCAGATCGTGCCGATGCGCCGAGATGCGGAAGCCGTGCAGGCGCGAGCGCGAGGTGATCGTTTCCCAATGCAGCCAGCTCTCGCCGCTGCTTTCGTTCTCGCCATAAAGGGCGTAGGTCGGTATGGCGTTCATGTTGCTATAGTCCAACTCTTTGTTGCGCCTGTCCATTGGCAAGTTTGGGCGTGATGCCCATCCTCCCAGCAAAATTTGGCGGCCACACCGCCATTACCGGGAGGATCGTCATGCGCACTCAGGTTGCGATCATCGGGGCTGGCCCTGCCGGCCTCACGCTCGGCCGGCTACTCGAAAGAGCCGGTATCGATGCGATAATCATCGAACAGCGCAGTGCCGATTACGTACTCGGCCGCATTCGCGCCGGCGTCCTCGAGCAAAGTTCCGTCGACCTTCTGCGTGATCTCGGAGTCAATGCCCGGATGGATGCAGAGGGCATTCCTCACGACGGCGTGGAGCTTTCGTTCGACGGCGACATGCTGCGCATCAATTTCCACGAACTCGTGGGCCGTCGCGTCATGGTCTATGGGCAGACTGAAGTAACTCGCGATCTGATGGAAGCGCGCGCAGCGTCGGGAGCCCGATCGATCTATGAGGCGAGCGACGTCGCCATTCACGATTTCGATGGCAAGCGTCCTCGTGTCAGCTTCAAGAAAGACGGCCAGAACCATGAAATCGAATGCGATTTCGTGGCCGGGTGTGACGGCTTCCACGGCGTTTCGCGGGCCAGTGTTCCGGCCGATGCGATTTCGATCTTCGAGCGTGTCTACCCTTTCGGGTGGCTCGGTATTCTGGTCGACCAACCGCCCGTCGCCGAGGAACTGATCTACGCCCACCATGCTCGCGGCTTTGCGTTGTGCTCGATGCGGTCCCATACGCGTTCGCGCTACTACATCCAGGTGGATTCGAGCGAAAAGGTCGAGAATTGGTCGGACGATCGGTTCTGGGACGAATTGCGCAACCGGATCAATCCCGAGATCGCCGAGAGGCTCCAGACCGGCGCCTCGATCGAGAAATCCATCGCCCCGCTGCGCAGCTTCGTTGCCGAGCCGGTACGCTTTGGCCGGCTGTTTCTGACCGGCGATGCCGCTCATATCGTGCCCCCGACCGGAGCCAAGGGTCTCAATATGGCCATTCACGACGTGAGCGTTCTGGCCAGCGCTCTGGAGGAGTTTTACGCCGAGCAATCCAAGGCCGGAATCGATGCTTACTCGCCAACCGTTCTGGAGAACACCTGGCGCACCGAGCGGTTCTCCTGGTGGATGACGCAATTGCTCCACACCTTTCCCGACAGCGGGGATTTCGGCCGACGTATCCAACGCGCCGATTTCGACTATCTCCGCGCGTCCCGCATCGCTCGCCAATCGCTCGCCGAAAATTACACCGGTTTTCGCGTTTAGCGGTTCGTTTCAAGGGCCTAGCAGGTCCTTCTAGCCGGTTGGGAACGAAATCGGCACAAGCGGCATTGGAACCTCGGAGGCGCATGAAGCGCCTGATTTCGGGGGCGTGCCTGCATGAACTTAAGCGATCCCTATTGTGGTCCGGCGCCGCTTCCCGCGGACCTTTGGTCCCGGTGGGTGTTCGATCCGGTTGCGGCGCTTTTGATAGCGGTCCTGTTCTGCGGCTGGCTGCTGATCGGGCGACGGGATAGGGTCGGCCATCTAGCGCTCGCCAGCGCACTTGGCCTGATCGCCATTGCATTCTTTTCTCCCCTCTGCGCCCTTACGACCGCGCTTTTTTCGGCGCGTGTGGTCCATCACGTTATCCTCATCAGTGTCATCGCGCCGCTTTTGGCCATCGCACTCCCATGGCGGGACGGACCATTGCTCCCGCTGGCTCCGCTCACCATTCTCGGCGCCCTCGTTGTCTGGATCTGGCATGCGCCGAGCGCCTATGAATGGGCGATTTACGGCACCCTTCCCTATTGGCTTATGCAGGTCACCCTGCTTGGCTCCTCCTGGTTCCTATGGCGCGAGGTGCTTTCACCATTGGCCCGCGCCGGCGGCGCGCTGATCGCACTGACTGCATTTGTGGGCCAGATGGGACTGCTTGGCGCTCTGCTCGTTTTCAGCCCATTCCCTGTCTATACGCCCCATCTGAGCACCACGGCGCCTTACGGCCTGTCCGCGCTTGCCGACCAGCAGCTTGCCGGACTGCTAATGTGGGTGCCGGCCATGCTCCCTTACCTGGCTGTCGGGCTCTGGCTGGTATTGCGGCTTGCCAACGGCCTGCCGAACACGCGCAGGTCGGGTTTGGCTCGATGATCACGGTTTTCAAGTTCGTCCACATCGCTACGATCTCGATCTGGGCCGCGGGATTGATCTGCCTGCCGTTCTTGTTCGCGCAGCGCAAGGACGTCGGGCACGAGGCGGCGCTTCATCGTCTGCACGCCATGGTGCGGTTTCTCTACGTCGTCATCCTGTCGCCAACCGCGTTTGTGGCAATCGGCAGCGGGACCGTGCTTGTCTTTCTGCGCTCGACATTCGAACCGTGGTTTGGCCTCAAGCTCTTTTTTGTGGGCATCATGGTGCTGATCCACCTCCTTTCGGGCCTGCTGGTGCTCTCCCTGTTCGACGAATCCGCACGCTATTCACGCCTGCGCTACATCGCGTTCACGGGGGGGACGCTTGCGGTGGTTTCGGCGATTCTCGCCGTGGTGCTCGCCAAGCCCGAATTCGATATGAACCGGCTCACCCCCGACTGGCTGGCGCCGGGGCAGCTTTCCGAAATCGCGGGCGGCATCCTGGGGTGGGACTTGCAATGAAGCGACGCCTGCTTGCCGCTCTCGGGCTTAGTCCGCTGGTATCCGGGTGCACTGGATCGTTGTCGGCGCTCGATCCGGCCGGACCTGCGGCGGATGCCGTTGCGACGCTCTGGTGGGTGATGTTCTGGGCATCGATCGGCCTCTTCGTGCTCGTTTCGGGCCTGCTCGCCGCCGTCTGGTGGCGGCCCGGGTTTGGGAAATCCCTTTCCCCCACGCGCTGGATCGTTCTCGGTGGCCTTGTCATGCCCGGCGTTCTGCTCACCCTCCTCGTGGGATACGCCCTGTTTACCGGCGAGCGGCTGCTGCCTGTGGCACTGGCCGATCAGCCGACCCGGGTTGCGGCACATGGCGTGCGCTGGCAATGGCAGTTCACCTATCCCGATGCGCCCGACAGCACCGCCACGCCCGTTCTGCACATCCCGGCAGGCGAACCTGTCGACGTTCTCGTGACCAGCGGCGACGTCGTTCATTCCTTCTGGGTGCCGCGTCTCGCAGGCAAGATCGATGCTATTCCGGGGCACCAGAACATCATCCGCATCCAGGCGGACCGGCCGGGCACCTACCATGGCGTGTGCGCCGAATTCTGTGGCGGCGGGCATACGGACATGCGCTTTATCGTCCAAGCGCATGCTCCCGAGGATTATCGTGCCGTTCTGAGCGGGGGCGGCCAATGACGGAATTTCCGCCGCCTTCCGAGCGCCTTTCTCCCATCCGCCTGCACAAGGCCCTGGAGCGTGCGTGGGGAACCGGTCGGGGCTGGCACCGGCTGGCCGCCGTCAATCACACGACGATGGGCAAGCGCTTCATGCTCGCCGCTTTCGTGTTCTTCGCCATCGGTGGCGTGCTGGCCATGCTGATCCGCACCCAGCTTGCCACACCCAATTCTGCGTTCGTGGGACCGGATATCTACAACCAGCTTTTTTCCATGCACGGCACGGTGATGATGTTCCTGTTCGCCATACCGATGCTGGAGGGCTTGGCGATCTACCTTCTGCCCAAGATGCTCGGAGCGCGGGACATGGCTTTCCCGCGCCTCTCGGCCTACGGGTTCTGGTGCTATATTTTCGGCGGCACGATCGTCGTTGCATCCATGCTGTTTGGCGTTGCGCCCGACAGCGGCTGGTTCATGTATACCCCGCTATCGTCCCAGCCCTATTCGCCGGGAATCAACTCCGACATCTGGCTTTTGGGGATCACTTTCGTCGAAATCTCGGCCTTGTCGGCCGCTGTCGAAATCACCGTCTCGATTCTGAAACTTCGGGCGCCGGGCATGTCGCTCGATCGCATGCCGCTTTTTGCCTGGTACATGCTGATCACGGCGCTGATGATGGTATTCGGTTTCCCGCCGCTGATCCTGGGTTCGATCCTCCTCGAACTGGAGCGCGCCTTCGGACTGCCATTCTTCGACCCCACGCGCGGCGGTGATCCGCTGCTCTGGCAGCACCTGTTCTGGCTGTTCGGGCACCCCGAAGTCTATATCATCTTCCTGCCCGCCGCCGGAGCGCTCTCGACCATCATCCCGGTTTTCGCCCAGCGGCCGATCGTGGGCTATCACATCATCATTGCCGCCATTACCGCCCTCGCCTTTCTGTCATTCGGGCTATGGGTGCACCACATGTTCACAGTGGGCATTCCGCACCTGGCGCTGGCGTTCTTTTCAGCGGCGAGCGCGCTTGTGGCCATTCCCACCGCCGTACAGATCTTTGCCTGGCTGGCCACGCTCGCCCATGGAAAACCGCGCTTCGACATTCCCATGCTTTATGTGGCGGGTTTTTTCCTCATCTTCGTGATCGGCGGGTTGACCGGGGTGATGCTGGCGATGGTGCCTTTCGACCAGCAGGCCCATGACAGCTATTTCGTGGTCGCCCACCTTCACTATGTTCTGGTTGGAGGGTTCGTCTTTCCCATGCTGGCAGCAGTCTATTTCTGGCTGCCGCACATCACCGGGCGCGAGTCGGTGCACCGCATTTCGGTGCCGGCATTTTGGCTAATTTTCGTAGGGTTTAACCTGACATTCTTTATGATGCACCTTACCGGGCTCATGGGAATGCCGCGCCGGGTCTATACCTATCCCTCGAACTTCGGCTGGGATTGGCTGAACCTGCTTTCGAGCGTCGGCGGATTTATTCTTACCATGGGGTTCGCGCTGTTTGCCGTCGACATGGTGCTGCAATTCCGCTTCGGGCGGCGCTTCAGCCGCAATGGCTGGAAGGCGCGGACGCTCGATTGGGCGATGCCCACGCGACCGGCCTCTTATGGCTTTGCCTCACTTCCGAGCGTCGATCGACGCGCCGATGACATAGATCCCGATCCGCTGGCGGCTGAACTGGCGGCGGGCAAAGGCTATCTCGGCTTCGTGCGCGACAATCGCATGGAAACCCTCGCGGTGGACATGACCACCGGTCGGCTCGAGCATCTGGTCATGCTCCCCAAACCGACCTTCCTGCCGCTGATCTCGGCGGCTCTGACCGGAATGGCCGTACTGGCCATGCTGTTCAAGGTCTATATCCTCGCCATTCTTTTTGCGGCCGCGACGGTGGGGAGCTTCCTGTTCTGGTCCGCAGCTATGGGATCAAGAACCGATAGTGGCCTGGTGCCGGTGGGACGCGGCGAATCCGCACCCCTGGATATCGAGGTCGAGCGCCCGTCACAGTGGTGGGCGATGGTCTTCGCGCTTGCGGCAAACGGCACTCTCTTCGTTTCGCTCCTCTTTGGCACACTCTATCTCTGGCTCGTCGCTCCCGGTTGGCCACCTGCCGAGATCGTTGCTCCCGATCTGTGGCTTTGGCTCACCGCTCCCGCACTCATTTCTGCAAGTATAGCGTGGCGTTTCGGGAGCGGGATAAGTCAGCGAGGCGGCAATTTCATCCCGGCGGCCATTCTCGCCCTTGTCCTGGATGCGGCGGCAATTGCCGTTGTTTTTCTAAAACTTACCGGCATTTCAGATCCCACTCAACACGCCCATCTGGCAACCAGTGCCGCCCTGCTCGGCTATGCCGCATTGCATGCGGCGGCAGGATTGGTGTTCTCGATCAACGCCTTGATGAAGAACGCTCAAGGCCATGTCTCCGCCCGGCGCGGACTGGCTTTGCGCCTGGCTTCGCTGTGGCACGACTATACGGCAGTGACCGGAGTTGCGGTGGTTGCGATGATCGCGCTGATGCCGGGGTTGATCGGTGCGCTGGCGGGGGTGAGATGAGCACGAAATCGCCCGTACCGCCATCGCGTATGTTATTGATTCCGCTCGGCTTCATCATCTGGAGCGTTGCATTTGTCACGCTTTATGCGACCAACGCGATCGGGTGTGAATTCGGGTGGCCCGAGGGGGTCCAGCGCGGGCTGCTGGTCGCAATTTCCCTAGGTTTTCTAGGGGGTTCGGCCCTAGCTGGGTGGCTGGTGTTCGCGCATTGGAGGGCCAGGGCGCGGCTTGAGCAAGCCCCTGCTCCGACCCTGTCCATATTGGGCATATACGGCTTGGGATCAGCTTTTGTGGCTATGATCGGCCTGGCTATCCCGAGTTTGACGACATCGTTGTGCATCTGACCCCAAAAATCACGCGTTGGGGTCCACCATGATACCGATGCCGTGGTCGAAAACGAGCTTGCCGCCATGCCACCCTGCAAGGCCGGTAAAGATGCCCGCGAGCAGCGAGAGCGCCAATCCGAATGGCAGGACGGCGTCAGGATCGGCGAGGCGCACGCCCCAATTGGTGCCGGCGATGGCCAATAGCGCCATGGCGGCGATGGCGTGGGTCCAACTGCCGACCCGGCCGCGGATGCCGGGGACCAGGACCAGTTCCGCAGTGCCGGCGATGCCGGCGGCAACGCCGAACCAGAAAGCAAAGCCCGCCGACCAGACGCCGGCCCGCACCCAAAAGGGATCGGCTGTCCACCAGTAGAAGATGTCAGTGCCCAGCGTGGCGAACACCAGCGCGATGGGGAAATGCACCATCATGGCGTGGACGGGATGGCCGGCGACCGCGACCGCCGATTGGGCGTCGCGCTCCATGACCTCGGCAATCACCGGACTGACTGAGGAAGTTGACTTGTCTTCGGCCACACCAGCGCCCCTCTTTGTACGTGAACGTCAATGCCGGGGGTGCGCGTGAAGTTCCCTATTGGTCCTGCGGATCGAGCGGGAGGGTCAGGACGCAGTGCAGCGATGTGGGTTCGAGCACGAAACGGGTCGATGCGCCCAACTGATAGGGAATTGCTTCTTCGATCAATTGTCGGCCGAAGCCGCGTATTCGGGCGGGATCGGGAAAACGGGGGGAGAATTTCTCACGCCACTCGATGACGAGCATGGCGTCATCGCCACCGTCGCGCCGGAACCACTCGATATCCACCCTGCCCTGGGGGTCGGCCAGCCCGCCGTGGCGGACGGTGTTGGTGCTGAGCTCATGGATGACGAGCGTCAGGGTCTGCAGGGTGCCGTCGCCGACAAGGATACGCGGGCCCGTGAGCTTTACCCGCTCCCAGTCCTCGGTGACTGCCCCCAGTTCCATCCGCACCAGCGATTCCACGGTCACCGCGTCGCCCTCGGCGCGTGAGAGCAGGCCCTGCACGCGGGAGAGCGCGCCCAGTCGACTATCGAAAGCGCGCACGAAATCGGGGAGAGAATCCACCATGGAGGCGGTTTGCGAAGCGATGGAGCGGACTACGGCCAGAAGGTTCCGGGTGCGATGCTGCAACTCTCCGACCAGGATGCCCTGTCGTTCCTGCATTACGCGCATATCGTGGATATCGGCAGCCGATCCTACCCATTCCTGCGGACCTCCGGCGCCGGCGCGGATGGGGACGGCCCGGGTCTGATGCCAGCGATACATGCCGTCGCGCTCACGACGGATCCTGTGTTCGCCGTAGTAATTTTCCCCGTCCTCTCCCGCCTCCTCCCATTTCTTGAGCGCCAGATGCCGATCGTCAGGATGGATGGCATCGAGCCAGCCATAGCCTTCCGATTGCTCGTTGGACATGCCCGTATAGGCAGCCCATTGGGGAGAAGCCCATGTCCGCTTGCCTTCCGTGGTGGAACGGAAGACCAGATGGGGGACGGTCGTTGCCAGCAGGCGAAAGCGCTCCTCGCTTTCCATGAGAGCGATTTCGTGCTGACGGCGCAGGGTCATATCCTGGCCGATTTTGAGGAAACCTTTTGGAGACCCCTCCGTGTCCTTGAGCGGCCATACGCTGCCCTCGATATAGACGCGCGAGCCCGACCGATGCTGATGCCAACGCACGTCGGGCGCATAGCCACGGCTCAAGGCGGTCTGGAGTTCCTGCCAATGAGCGCCACTCTCCCGATCTTCGGGGACGAACAGCAGCGCGCCGGACTTGCCCAATATATCCTCGGAATTCCAGCCGAAGACATTGGCGGCTCCAGGAGGCCAACTGTCGATATTGCCGTCGCGGTCGGTGGTGAAAATGGCATAATCGCGAGCGTTCTCGACGATCAGACGAAACCGCTCTTCTCCGTCAGACACGTCCGCCACCCGCATCGCCGTGCTTTCGTCGTTGCGGTCCTGGCCCATCATGTCCTCCTGGAGGTCAGGCGTTGCCGTGCATGACCTCAAAAAGCAGGCGTGCCCAACGATCCTGCACTGTTTCGGAAGACCGCACAACGCTTGGCCGTATAACCGGTTCTACCGGCTGTCTCAGGTTGGAGGGGGCTTGCGGGCGGAACGCCGCCACCTTGCGCCGCAGATGCGCCAGATCGAGCGGCTTGTGCAGCGTATCGACCGAGCGGTAGCGCGCATCGATCCGATCGTCCTGATAGGCGGTGGCAAAGACGATGGGGACGCCGCGAGCCGTCAGCACGTCGACCAGCTCGTAGACTTCTTCGCCGAACAGTTTGATGTCGAGAATGGCGCCGTCGAGGCGTCGTTTGCCGATGATGAGGTTCGCATAATGAACCGTGGGCGCCGGCCCAAGCACGTGAACGCCGTGGCTTTTGAGGTCGTTGCAGACCTCGCGCGCCAGCACATAGTCGTCCTCGACGACCAGCACGCATTTGCCGGCTATATCGGATGCAGTGTCTTCATTCGGATTCATGCAACCCCCGAACTGTCTCGTGCGGCCAGATAGCCGGCGAGAACTTCTCCAAGGACCACCGGGTCGGTGGGCTTCTCAAACCGCCTTACGTGGGAGAGCGCGGGTGGAATGGCCCAGTGGTCGTAACCCGTGGCGAAGACGAACGGAATGCTTCGCTCCGCCAGACGCTCGGCGACCGGAAAGACCGGACGGCCGCGGACGTTAATGTCGAGGACCGCCGCATCAGGCAGGAAATCCCGCCCCTTGAGCGCTTCCAAAGCGTCTTCGACGCGGGAAAACGGCCCAATGATCCGCGCGCCCAATTCCTCGAGCGCCACTTCGATATTGATCGCGATCAGATATTCGTCTTCGACAATCATGATGGCTTTCCCCGACAGTGCTGGGTTGGCCGATGCCATGTGTGCCCTCCGCTGGGTTTTGCCGTAAGCGGCATCACTCGCAAGAACCACCAGCGCGACGGTTCGTTGCACGCCGCAGGCATATTAAGCGCATCGGCGGCCCGGTCCAGTTGGAACGCGCCTCGCCCTCTCCCGTTGATTGCGGAGGGACCAACCCGGTCTATCCAGGCTGCCGTGTCTTTCCCTCGCAAACCTTAACGCAGGTTAAGGCCATCAATCCCGGAATCAATAAGAAAAGCTCATGCCAAAATCACTCTCCGCTCTTGCTTTGAACGGCACTCTTAAAACCTCGGCCAAAGGCGAGACCTCCTCGACCGACAGGATGATCACGCTGCTTCTCGACACGCTGAAGGCCGAAGGCATAGAGGGCGAGACGATCCGGCTGGCCGATCATTCGATTCTGCCCGGCGTCACGTCCGATGAAGGGGCCGGCGACGACTGGCCCGATATCCGCCGCCGCATAATGGATGCCGATATCCTCATCGCCGGCTCGCCGGTCTGGCTGGGCCAGCCGTCGAGCGTCATCAAGCGGGCCCTCGAACGCATGGACGCGTTCCTTTCCGAAACGGACGATCGGGGCCACATGCCAAGCTATGGCAAGGTGGCGATGGTTGCGACCGTGGGCAACGAAGATGGGGCGCATCACGTTTCGGCCGAGCTGTTCCAGGCGCTCAACGACGTGGGCTTCACACTTGCGCCCAATGCGGTTTCCTATTGGGTGGGAGAGGCCATGAGCTCGACCGATTTCAAGGATCTTGCCAGCGTGCCCGAGGTTGTAACGAACGCTGCGACCATGGCCGCGCGGACGGCCGCGCATCTGGCAAGGCTATTGGCCGACCAGCCTTACCCCAGTGTCAAATAGATCAAGGAGTAGACGGATTTGACCGACCTGCTCGTTGCCCGGCTTGAAAGCCATCTTCCTCTCGATCAGGCCGAACGCGCCGGCCTGCTGGCCCTGCCCGCACAACTTCGGCATGTGTCGGGGCGCGGTTCTCCCCTGGCGGGAAAACTGGCCGAACAGCATGTCCACGTTCTCGAGGACGGTTTTGCCTGCCGATATCGCGACCTTTCCGATGGCCGGCGCCAAATCCTCTCCCTGCTGGTTCCCGGCGACCTTATCGATCTGCGCCAATTCGTGCTCGGGGGGAGCCAACCGCCGCTGATCGCCCTTTCCCCGCTTTCGGTGCGAGCCATTCCCAACGGCAATTTGTTCAAGCTGCTGGAAGGCTCGCCCCGCATCACCCGCGCGCTCTGGAGCACTACATTGGTCGAGGAATCCATATCGCGCGAATGGCTGGTGAGCGTGGGCAAGCGTTCGGCCATCGAGCGGGTGGCCCATCTTCTGTGCGAAATCTATCTGCGGCTTGCCGCCGTGGGCCGCAATGACGGCGCCCGCTTTCCATTGCCTTTGACCCAGAGCGAATTGGCCGATGTGCTGGGCCTTTCGACGGTGCACGTCAACCGCACGCTACAGGAGTTGCGCAAATCCAGGCTGATCGCGTTCCAGTCCGGAACCGTCGAGATCTTCAATTTCGACGCGTTGGCCGATTTGGCGCTGTTCGCGCCCGGCTACCTGCATCTGCGCGATACGCATAAGCCCAGGCCGGCTGCCGCTTAGGCTTATCGAAACTCAACGGTTTTGCGGGCGCTGAGGGTCAGTCCTTCAATTTCGGGAGGGACTGCCTGATCTTGGCGTAGTCGGGCCAGGGATCGGTCCTGGCCCGCTCGGCGGCGGCTTCGAGCGAGAAGCTGTTGGCCGCCGTCAGCGATGGCACCTCGTCCCAGCCGACCGGAACAGCGACCGGGGCGCCCTGACGGGCACGGCTCGAAAAGGGAGCGATGGCGGTAGAGCCGCGCTCATTGCGCAGATAGTCGATGAAGAGCTTGCCCTTGCGCGCCTTTTTCGAGAGCGTCGCTGTGAACCTGTCGGGCTCGTCGGCGGCCATCTGCCTTGCAAACGCGGCGGTGAACGCCTTGACCGCGGGCCATTCGGCCCGGCGGGTAATGGGCGCTATGACGTGCAGCCCCTTGCCGCCAGTGACCATCGGAAAGGTCTTGAGCCCCAGGTCGGCCAAGCGATCCCGGATATCCATGGCGGCGGATTTGACGTCACCGAAATCGAGACCTTCATCGGGATCGATGTCGAAAACGATGCGGTCCGCCTTTTCGATCAGGTCGCGACGTGAGCCCCAGATGTGAAATTCGAGCACGCCCATCTGCACGCCGGCAAGAAGGCCCTTGAGGCTGTCGAGCGTGAAATAATCGGCCTTTGTGCCGTCCTTTTCGGTGATCGAGACGGTGTCCATGCCCTGCGTGAAGCCGCCGGTATCGTGCTTTTGGAAAAAGCAGTGCTTGGCGCGGCCAGCGGGGCAGCGCACGAGGCTGAGAGGCCGGTCGGAGATGTAGGGCAGCATGGCGTCGACGACGGCGGCATAATAGGCGGCCAGGCGCGCCTTGGTGACGCCCTGCTCGGGATAGAGCACCTTGTCCGGGCTGGAGAGCTTAATGCCGGCCTTTTCGGCGGCGGCGATGCCGTCCTCGTCGGAAAGCGTCATGGTCTTGGCTCCCTTGGCCTCGGCTCCTTTGGCCTTGGCCGGCGTTTCGAGCGCGATGCCCTTGGCCGGCTTGTCCTCGCGCAGGCCCAGAAACGACGGGTGCCGCAGCGCGCCATCCGGCGTCACC from Pelagibacterium sp. 26DY04 harbors:
- a CDS encoding Crp/Fnr family transcriptional regulator codes for the protein MTDLLVARLESHLPLDQAERAGLLALPAQLRHVSGRGSPLAGKLAEQHVHVLEDGFACRYRDLSDGRRQILSLLVPGDLIDLRQFVLGGSQPPLIALSPLSVRAIPNGNLFKLLEGSPRITRALWSTTLVEESISREWLVSVGKRSAIERVAHLLCEIYLRLAAVGRNDGARFPLPLTQSELADVLGLSTVHVNRTLQELRKSRLIAFQSGTVEIFNFDALADLALFAPGYLHLRDTHKPRPAAA